Part of the Zingiber officinale cultivar Zhangliang chromosome 8A, Zo_v1.1, whole genome shotgun sequence genome, CGGACTAAGGCGAGCGAAATCAGAGCGGAAGGCCCGGACTGAAAAAgccaacatggttgactttctaggtccgagcgcccggaactaaAGTTTATCCGGATCGCGTTTGACCGTGAtctgttgcgaaggggataaaattttatccccctccaagcgcctggaacctcTGGAACCTTTCCAGAcgccccgagcaaggctatataagcagcttTGCTCCCGAAGCTTTAGAACGACAAGAAAGATCgatacaacacttgtacacacttcATTTTCTGTTTAGCTTTCTGTTTCTAAGCTTTCACTCTTttaaagagacttctccgcctgaaggagaattgtTAGTACATCTtttcgtcttggattaacaacctccccagttgtaaccaagtaaatccactGAGTTTTTGCCTTttagtttcttaattatttttatatacaagtgttcttttaatcaaATAAAGGTTGTTTTGTTTGATTTGTGTAGGGgtttttcccccccccccccccccccctctagccggccgccaaggatCCTAACAGGGTCAACACTAGGGGCTATCACGGTCATGTGGCTCGGGCTCAACTGACTAGTCAAGCCGATTGAACCTTTTGTCCAATCAAATCCCAAGTCTCCCAGCTCGATGGAATCCTAAGTCGTCCTAGTTCTAGTCAGAACCGAGTCCTCTCATTCTGACTGAATATACTAGACGAATGGCTATGTCGGACTCTTTGTTCGAGTTGAGTCCTCAAAGAGGCCAAGTTCTCAAGATGGTCATCATTCCTTAGCTAACCCGACCCATCTAAGAACGAGGTCTGACCGGACATTATAGGGGATTCAACCGGCCTACCATCAAAGCATATTAATGGTCCATCAGCCCAATGGCCTAATATTCCTTTTTGGCGTTTTGTATAACCGTTGTCAGAGAATCAAGGGAATATGCCCTGGGTAATCTGTACGGCGAAAGCTTATACCCTACAAAATACAAAAATGGTGGGTCTATTTTAGAAAAGACTTTGGTGTATCAGATTGGTTGGTTTTTATTTCGGAAATGCATTCATATTCGTGTAGAGAGAAAACAACAATATATAAGGGGTCTTCACCTACAGGCACAGGTAAGCTCCGCTATCAGAGTTCAATGTTCATCATCTCTATTCTTCATTTATTCCTTCACCCTTTGTCTGACTTAAGCGTAGGAGTGCCTACGTCGGGACCCCTCCCTAGCCCTATCACTGACAttttcttcttctagttcttCTTTTTGACTTGCAGACTCGATTACGACACCAGGTCCCTCTTGCTCGGAGTCTTCTCGCGGTTGACCTTGACGCCACCTAACCAACGCTTCATCTTCCCCAATTTTAGACAGAATCAAATTTAACGCCGTCTATAGGAAGATGGCGTGTTGGCTAGGTAGCGTCAAGGTTAACGGCAAGAAGACTCTGAGCAAGAGGGACCTGGTGCCACGATCGAGCCTGCGTGTCAAAGAGaagaactagaagaagaaaaCGTAAGTGACCGGACCAGGGAGGGGTCCCTGGCACAGGTACTCCGATGTTCAAGTTAGACAAAGGGCGAAGGAATAAATAAAGAACAAAAATGATGAACAGTGAACTCTGATAGTTGAGCTTACCTGCGCTTGTAGGTAGAGACCTCTTATATACTGTTGTTTTCTCTCTGTTCGAATATCAATGCATTTCCGAAATAAGACCAACCAATTTGACACACCACAGTCTTTCCTAAAATAGACCCACCATTTCTGTGCGTTGAAGGGTAGAAGTTTCCGTCGTACTAATTGTTCAGGGCATATTCCTTTGATTCTCTTACAACAGTTAAACAAAACGCTAAAAATGAATACTAGGTAGCTGGGCTGATGGACCATTAATACGCTTTGATGGTAGGCCGGCCGAGTCTCCTATAACGTCCGATCGGACCTCATTCTCGAACGGGATCGGGTCGGCTAAGGAATGATGACCATCTTAAGAAGTCGGCCTCTTTGAGGACTCGACACCTACTTAGACAAGGAATTCGGCCGAGTCGTTCACCTAGTATATTCGGTTAGAGGACTCGGTTCTGACTAGGACTGGAACGGCTCGGGATTTCATCGAGCCAGGGGACTCGGGATCCGATCGGACAAAGGGTGCAATCGGCTGGACTATACGATCGAGCCACATGACCGGCTTCTTGACTTCGACCCGATGCCACCTTATTCGCCGTATCAAGGATAATGATGAGGATGATTGCGAAAGCTCCTTTTCAGCCACAAGAGAGTTACGAGAGTTTATCTAaaaattgatgaaatgcttgacgAGGATAGTGTTGATCCAGATGACTGCGAGATATGACAATATTTCCAAGCAACAAAGTTCCTTTATAGCAGCTACAGAGCCATGTGAgagaattttatcaaaaaattgctGAAATTGAACACTTTAGCTCGAACTCCCTATCCCAGTGAAAGGTTTTGAAGCCATTTTACTCCAAACCTACAGCTAGCTACTTCATCTCGTTTACAGGAATCCACGCTCTAAACCCCAAACAACCGGACCGACTTCTAATTTCGAAACGAGACGAGCAAATGCGACTCACCGCTGCTATCCCACACCGACGAAGATCCGAATAAACGGACCTTTCCAAATCACCGAAATCACTGTCAAGAAGAGTAACAGGTAGAAAAACCAGTCCGTCTCAGGCGAATGCTCCGGCTGATCGCCACCAAAAGCGAATCGATCCAGCACCGGGAATGCGGATTCGAGCAATCGCCGGCGTCGACCGGAGAGGAAGGCGAGAATGCCGAGAGGAGTTTGGAATCGCCGAATCGATCGAGCCCGAGAGCGCAGGACCCGAAAGCAAAACCCTCTCGCGGCGTCGAAATCGCTTGGTTGAGATCCGGAAAAGGATCTGAAGCGAAAGGGAGACGTCGAGATAGGCGAGTGTGTTTTTTGAACGGGCATTAAAGCCGCCGCCACTCGCGACAGTGCCATAGAACGAGGATTAGGTTGACAATCCCAAAGGTCGCGACGTTGATTCGCGTCAGTTTCCGTTATCATCAATTCGAACAATAATAGAAATATAACACTAAATAATGACCAAAaagatatttggaaaaaaaaaattgtatatgAGAACAcgcaattttttttcttctgattACTCCTTTCTAATATATGCTTTTCTTTTCAgcgaaggaaggaaggaaggaaggccTTTTGGCTTTTGCTGTGCACTATTGTAATAATGTTCATCCCGTGGTCCTGCAAGGGACCACTAGCTCACAAGATCCACTGCAGAATCCTCAACCTTTACATTAAATACTTACTTCCCAAATAGGGTTCCATCCCTTTCCATCCATGACTATTCAAACGCAGTTTATGGCCTCAATAATTCCCCAAAAAGCATTTCTGAATATTAATGGCTAATCATTCAGCAGCTCTAAATCAATGCAAAAAAAAATCGTTTTTGATGTAAGCCTTTTGTTCTCATTCGGACAAAGACATGCCGCTGTACTTTGATTAAGAACCAAGACACATCAGCCCACACGGGAAAAATGAAAGTTATCCAAAAGGGACAAGTTCCTTTCTCCATTATTATTTTACAGCTTGCCGGTCGAATATTAGCTTGTAATCATCATCGAGTTCATGGAATTGACAATGTGGTTTGGGAAGAGCACTCTTCAGTACATCTAAAGACTTACAGATTCTTCATAAAAACACAGATATATCTACATGGATCTTTTCTATTTTTCTACTTCTCAAGCTGAtgggtgatgatgatgatgatcttGCTTCTGCTTGCCAGATGAACAGGTGCAGCTCGACCTGCTCTCGGAAAGTGTCTGCatcatcaaaaataaataaggatttaTATGTTCGACTGGCAATCAATCGGTTCGGACATGAATACCTGAACTTGTTCTTGGAGATCTTTGATGTAGCTGATGGCCAGACCTAACATGTCTGCAGTGTTGGTTTGCTGCCAGTAAAAGAAGATGGGTTTGATGAGAGCCGTAAGAAATTAGCATTTAAAGTGTTGTTTAATTTAatggagtaaataataattaccGTATCCATGTTTGGGACTAGTTCCTGCAGCTTCTTTATTCTTTCACTGATTCTTGTTCTCCTCACctgaaaaatagaaattaaagatGAACAATTTTTTTGTTGTTCAATGATTTTTGTTATCGGATTGGAAGGAAGATTGTGTTATCAGATTGAGTACTCTCTCGGCTATGCTTCGGGGATGAGTCGCGCAACCTCGCTTGGCTCGGATCTTAAATGGGCCTGAGTCCTGGAAGTGCAAGTAGTTCTCCACGGCGGCCATTTCCGGCGAGGGCTTCGGCGGCAAGCTGAACTGATGGGGCAGAGTCGGCGCGTGATTCCTCGCCTCGAGCTCTGTTGGATTGAGATTATCGTCGATCGTGCTCTTTCCCCGCGAAAAGTTCTCCCAATTATTGCTCGACGGGAATCGCGGTATGTATCCGCTGCTGTCGTCGGAGCTGCTCCCGGCGATGACGACCTCGGAGATGTTTTGGATTGAAGAGAAGCTGATTTGATTCTTTGATATGTTTGGATATCCTTGAAATACGAAGATTTTTTGGATTGCTTGCGATTATAAAGGACGGAATCCAGAATTTCTGACAGGGAGCAGCAAAAAAGGAGGAATTTTTGTACCAGCATTCGCGTTGAGATGAGAGAGAACTCCGGCGGGGGAACTTCTGTGCCTTACGAGATTTGATGAGCCGGAGGCGGCGGCGCCGCCGTTCTTAGTTTGCTCCATCACCCTCGcgagctgctgctgctgctgctgctgctggtgATTTTGCTgcgaagcaggggagaaaagtgCTCCACTCCGCTCCGCCGACGCCAGCGTAGTGAACTGAGGGAGGAGCGGCTGGGCTGCGGCCGCGCCACCTCGTCCGGGGGGCACGTCGTCGCGGATCTGGATATCCTCGGCTAAAAATCTACAGAACATGGCGGCGCTTGTTGCTGTCTCGGGACACGGGGGGGAGCTCACCGGGAGGAAATCCTCGCGGATTTCTCCGAGCAGGGAGCTCGGAGCCGATCGGTAGCGGAGGAGGCCGCCGGAGCTCATCGGGTGCTCCTGAGGGTGGTTTCCGGCGAACAGAATGGAGCTTAGATCCTTCGACGCCGGCATCGACGGCGATCCATACATCACTATACACTCCAAAAATCCAATCTTTATCCCGAATCCTCGATCCAAAACCACAAAACAACGCCCACCTCTGCGAATCAATCTAACAAAGTGAAGAATAAAACAGAACAGAACTTCATATATAACTCGAgatcaagaaagaaaaaaaacttttctttcaCGGCCGGTCTCCTCCTCCACCTCCACTTCCTAAGACTCCAAGGAACTCcactcgttctctaggaccaccgtgaaaaataatctaaaaaaaaaGTGCTTCCGATCTAATCTTGATTGGCCTCAAGCGTCGTCTCCACGAGCGAGGAAGAGTGCTCACGGACAATTACAAGTCGCTGAGGTGGCACGATCACGCGCCCCCTAGCCGTAGTTCTCGGCGTGGTCTTCCATCCTGGTGGCCCCTATTGGCGTCCAATAGAGACGGATATTTCTGTGTTCCGTGCCTTCGCCAACACACGTTATCGACCCTCGCCATCATCGATATGATTAACATGTCCCTGCGGCGTCGTAGTACTAAAAGATACCGACTACGTGGAAGCTACTGATTGGAATTTACTATTTTTGCTAAGTGTTCGTTGGATTTTGTTTACTTTTTGTGGCATCCGACCGAGTCCTGAGGTCAATCTACCCAAGCTGATGTATGATATTCACTTCGACTCGCCCCATAAATACTACCAACCTTGTGATTGAGCTACGCGATGCCACAGTGTTGGGCCCACGGGCCAGAATAGTGCGTGGTAGGATTTGGGGTAATCGTCTATCATAAACTACAGAATCTGTATGGGTAGCCTAATGAATATGTGAGTCAACTGTGGTACCTTGGTGATGAATAATTGCACAATTAAGATGATGTTCATCTCCAATTAATGATCAAATCAACGAGATTAACTTAATCAAAATAAATGATGCATTAAATTTTGCCTAAATACGTGCCAATATTTAACACCGTAATTGGATGTACGTGCAAACGTATATTGCATCTTAACTCTCACATTTGCGTGTTCTATATGCCTtaattatgtttaagtatatgCAATTAAAGTAATAATGCCTTTCAATTGCTAGCTAATTAGGTGTAGACTttatctcatagataaaagattATACATGTGATCTGTACCGTGTGATTAATGTGTTCATTATTGTCAATAAAAACGTAGGGGATTTTTAAATTTCCCTTAATCTGACTTTTGACTTTGTTgtttgattatttatttattttctaaatgtTATTTTGTTCCCGTAAATATTCCGACATGATTACAGGGTTGAATCATAGTAAAGATTTCAAACGAAGAATCTAAGAAAGATTTCAaatgtgtttatatatatatatatatatatatatatatatatatatatatatatatatatatataagttaataaataaatttattcataATTTATTTATGAACAAATTAACAAATCAtagtaatatttaaaattatttattttgtatATCTCTCAAAATAAATTAAGTTGTAGTCGTTCCTCCACCCCTAAAAAGTCCATTATCGATGTCAACTAAACAATTGTGCTTCCGATGTCGTCCCTTCCATGTGATGTAAAAGTGATAATGTTCATCCCAAATAATCTCTTAGACCTTATGGAAGGAAAATAAATCATGATACTAAGTAATACTTTAGGTGAGAGGAACTTATTCTCTAAAGTAATGAATCCCCAGATATTTGAATCTTGCTCTTATAATACAAATCTACCATCCGAATATCAACTCAGCTACGTCAGCAGGATTTCTAGTACCTCTTCCATAATGCATGGTTCATAGTTCATCATTACAATCATCACAGGCTTGTGACTGACAGAGTCGATCGACAGTGGCGGATCGAGATAAAAAAGGAAGAGGGTGCTCAAAGAATAGAGCTAGAGCTTGTCTTCCTTCTCACCGCCCCTCGGACTACAATATACTGGTGGAATTTTCCGGGAGCAAGGGGGTGCTCAAGCACACCCCCGGTCCCCCCTAGATCCGCCACTGCCAATCGACAAGGCAGGCATGAGTTTGCCTCCGTGTGTATGGTTCATCATGAACTCATCATTCTCACGCATACGGCAGAGCTTCGTCGGTTCACGATGATGTGTGGTCATGTGGGTGACCTTCCATGGATGCGCAATCTCAAAAATGCCTTATTGCAGAAGGAGCAGAAGTAGCATTGGTCGTCCGATTgtccctggatttgcacccctgtgcacccacacatgagagagagtctctcctcatGCATTTGCTCACAtcttcaatgcatgtgaatcaatataaaccaactaacaagtcttgaaactcccaatgtgggactaaagtctcattcaagatgaaacttctctcttcttccacctattctccattcacatatttaATAATCTCTTCGACCTCAATCTCTGAGAATTTTTTATAAGAGTAGTTGTCGCACTTTGTTGTATGAACCACCCTTGGCTTGATGATTGAAGCCTAAGGAGATACTTGACCAATGGCTTAAACATGTCAGATGTACGACTCAATTGTTATCCCCTTTAACGCCCGATCTCTCATTGCACAACTAATTGGCTCCCTGTCCTTTACACGTGTAGCCAAGGGCAAATCTAGAAATTTTATTTAGGAGGACACAATTCATATAAAATCACAAAAGATAGTGATTAGAAGACTCTCTTCGAactttttttttaagaatattgGGTTCATAGTCCATAATCTTAAGTTTTATTCCTAATTTCACATctcaacaaatataaaatttatcagaagactttaaatttttttcaatacAAGTTTCATAAGTGTTTTTTTTCAACAGTACCCTTGCCTCCGGGGTATAATACATACGATGGGTACATGACATCTCTGTGTAATGATCAGAAGTCAATTTCTCATAAACTAACGACCTATAGATTACCCTACCATGTGTTTAatgcatgtgtacctatatttacctCTCTCCATATCCATATGTTAAACACTAGAGAGATCGTTAAAATAAtagatttatatattttttttcaatagtACCCTTTTTGAGAAAGTGATGATTCTTGAATATttgattttcttaaaaaatatcttaATATATTACATATAGTTCCAAAAACATTAAGaaatatatcaagaaataataaTACCTAAAATCAATCATAAATAATAAAACTAATAAATATTTAAccatcaacactccaaaacaatattaaaaatttaaaattcttattatcaaaatatataaAACTCCACAGTATCAAACTAACAATtaagaaataaaaacaataaataaatataacatAGGTTTCCAAAATGCTAAAATCCAAAGGTAAGAAAGAGAGAAGagtaaagaaaaatataatacCTTCTTCACAAATCACAAGCAAGAGCaagctttttatttttatttatttattttgagaaGAGGGCAAGAGTCATGTGAAAAGGGtttaaaataagattttatttttaaggtaTATTTGTAATTTCCTTAAAAAATGAGAGGAGCCATCAGCCCATCGCCCTCCTTTCCCCCTTTGTAAGTCCTCCCTGTTgttcccgggtagcttctggagtatgcaaactgatcgtcgaggctagtgttcgacactatctccgtaaacgatattgctccgctacggtgcttaacggattgttgcaattcgttcccaagatacaacgacgatgaacgtctcggaatcgtagcactccgacttccgagaccagcgaaccttctagtagacttcttggactcttgaatgcacaagatgagatgaatgcttgaggaagagaagagaggattgagtgaattgagtgagttttccatcatctggagggttctatttatactgaatgaagaggttgattgtcctttgggtgagtggatgtgttccttgggctggatcgatctagatcatccattctgaagggttgtaacccttcaccaagcccacttcaatctcatccatcggatctgaggagttgtgaccctcagatcccgcctattgtcatcggccatcggatctggatccattgattcgatgcttcagatcaagtctcatcccaggccgtcagatcgttactctttgtgatccaacgctctagatcgcatcacaagcgatccatcatacctaattgattgacggtagccatccattccctaagtcaactgtccagtcatctccctttgcccaagAGGATGTCGCATAGgtgctgccacgtcaggtacgagcctgacacgtcacccgagtgccacataggcactgcaatgtcacctggagcataaatttaagctcctcaatgctccaggtaggcactgcaatgtcacaagtgcaaagtgcgcctacaaagcgcccattgcgcacgtggcgggtggcgggctcacaggtgcgagcacctgctcgccctgggctaaggggtaacctgtccttttatttttgtgttaactccattaacacatcttcattaataagtagagaatacacatcgagaattttcgatgtgggactattctcccatgcactttattaatgaataataaatgttatttttgggctgactttaaacattaatttctcattcacccttaatcggttttgagcaaattaatagtctaaatctatctacgcgaatcgtagatttcaattttgaagtcaattacgactttcaacaattgatggcttccttcctctaaatcgttttggtccatttaaggccccaatatctaacaatcccccacatgaatggaaattaatgcaatgcgtgtatgcatgctgacattttacaagagtccaatcgataagtcactgcatcgggagaggtagcttgtggctttgaaccttccgtagtgaaatgctatcgagtatactaggctgcgcagtgaacgtgatgtcttgaactgctcagctgttggtgtatactgagacaataacacccacacagagatctatctcacctactttaggttctcatggttggttccgtttcggtcatggataccatcttggattcatgagtgtttcattgaagcggtctgtcttcacactcacataggtaacacttctatcaagagtatcctaccatactccaccttatcaggtatagaagtcactaaaagcataagcttaacctcactacatgaggtaggacagcacaaattcatcctaggattgggatagagataaactatctaatgtgctggaccacaacttctgtaacttcgttgtcccattgaaccaagatcttgggatctccagtcaacaaggttggggtaccgctacagtcgtttttagttgtagaatttttaatctcattcctcttgatgagcagtatacttgatctcgactcaaccccttcgttagaggatctgccaaattatctttggacttaacatagtcgattgcaatcactccattcgagatcaactgcctaatggtattatgtctacgacgtatatgtcgtgacttcccattatacatattattctatgcccttccaatcgccgattgactatcacagtg contains:
- the LOC122008104 gene encoding transcription factor bHLH130-like — protein: MYGSPSMPASKDLSSILFAGNHPQEHPMSSGGLLRYRSAPSSLLGEIREDFLPVSSPPCPETATSAAMFCRFLAEDIQIRDDVPPGRGGAAAAQPLLPQFTTLASAERSGALFSPASQQNHQQQQQQQQLARVMEQTKNGGAAASGSSNLVRHRSSPAGVLSHLNANAGYPNISKNQISFSSIQNISEVVIAGSSSDDSSGYIPRFPSSNNWENFSRGKSTIDDNLNPTELEARNHAPTLPHQFSLPPKPSPEMAAVENYLHFQDSGPFKIRAKRGCATHPRSIAERVRRTRISERIKKLQELVPNMDTQTNTADMLGLAISYIKDLQEQVQTLSESRSSCTCSSGKQKQDHHHHHPSA